AAAGGCTTAGGCATCATAATGGTTGATGTAGTTAAGGGTAAGGCAACGGACACATTGAACCAAATTAATGACCTTCTTAAGCAGAGGCCTGGTGACAAATCATTGAGCTCTTGTGCCGAAGTGTACAACACAGTTATAACAGCTGATGTGCCGGAAGCCAGTCAGGGTTTTAGTTTGGGTAACCCTAAGTTTGCGGAGCAAGGCATGAATGACGCTGCCGGCGAGGCTGTTTCGTGCGAAAATGGTTTTTCGGGGAGCTCTCCTCTGACGGATAAAAACAAATCTGTTCATGATGTTGCCGCTGTGGCTGCTGCAATTGCCAAAACTTTAGAATAGTTTGTtccttgattttgttttgtgttcATCTATGGTACCTTGGTAATTAACTCAATAAATCATTACAGTATCTAAAACCTTTTGTGTGATCTAGCTAGCACATCATTATCATTAACTTTATATGAACATGTTAATAACTTACTACACTCGAATCATTACATATTAATTTGATAACCAAAATTGCATTCCTTGGACTTGCAAATCAACGTTATTGTTAGAATGTGAGCATCCAACTAAAATTCAAGTGGCAACGAGTTGAATGCCCCAACATAGTTGAGGGTCTTATGACTTATGCCAAACTTCCATCCTTCGATGTGGGATGCTCTCAACTCCCTTGTGGTTTTGTTGTGCCTAACACATGAAAAATACATTAGTTAGAACTTAGAACATGCTTTTGAACTGGAGAAATATATGATACTGATGAATAGAGTTTATTAAAGAACGGATTATGTTGCATTACTTGAACTAGTCCAACTATATATGGAACAAACATCAGTTGGTTATCAAAGAAATTTTCCATATGCTATTGATTATTTATTtgatattattaaacaaatcgACATGTTATCAATAT
The nucleotide sequence above comes from Malus sylvestris chromosome 16, drMalSylv7.2, whole genome shotgun sequence. Encoded proteins:
- the LOC126606257 gene encoding cell wall / vacuolar inhibitor of fructosidase 1-like: MKNLIPLALTFLIQISLLPVSQCRPVYVPNDATLIDQTCQKTPDHNLCVSSLRSDPRSSSADVKGLGIIMVDVVKGKATDTLNQINDLLKQRPGDKSLSSCAEVYNTVITADVPEASQGFSLGNPKFAEQGMNDAAGEAVSCENGFSGSSPLTDKNKSVHDVAAVAAAIAKTLE